The window TGAGCGAATGCGGCGACAGGACTGCGCAGCAGGAACCCAGCACCCAGGAGTACACCGTCTCGCCACCGCCGGTGAGTGAGTGTGGCGACAAAGTTGTGCAGCAGGAATCCAGCAATCAGGAGTCCACCGTCTCGCCACCACCGGTGAGCGAATGCGGTGATAAGATTGCGCAGCAGGGATCCAGCACTCGGGAGTCCACCGTCTTGCTGCCGGTGAGTGAGTGCTGCAACAAGGTTGCCCAGCAGGAATCCAGCACCCAGGAGTCCACCGTCTCGCTGCCGGTGATCGAATGCGGCGACAAGGTCGCGCAGCAGGAATCCAGCACCCAGGAGTCGACCGTGTCACTGCCGTCGAGCGAGTGTGGAGACAAGGTTGCGCAGCAGGAATCCAGCACCCAGGAGTCCACCGTGTCGCTGCCGTTGAGCGAGTGCGGAGACAAGGTTGCGCAGCAGGAATCCAGCACCCAGGAGTCCACTGTCTCGCCGCCGGTCAGTGAATGTGGCGACAAGATTGCACGGCAGGAAGGTGCTGCCAGTGCGATCCCTACGCCGGAGAAAGTGGAGGCTACCCCTAGGAGACCCAGGAAGAGGTCAACGAAGGGGTTGACTCGATTCAAGATTATGAAAGATCACAAGGCGGCCCAGAGAACGGCAACACCCGTTGAAGTTAAGATCAAGAGGAAAGCTAAGGATAATGGTAGGCGGCCACTTGGTGATAAATCAGTGAGGAGGAAGTTGAATTTTGAAGGCGATGCGGTGGACTTTGAAGGCAATAGGGAGTTCAGCAGAGCCAAGCTGATGGAGGATTTGAGGTGCCTTGCCAAGGTTCATGGTCTGCGCGATGATCTGGGTGCAGGCAAGCGAAGCAAgaaagggaagaaaagaaaaaagatgacTGGAGAACATCAGGACAATGGCGAATCGGCCCTTGTGCCTTACCAGAAGGCCCCagctgccacatcatcatctgcGCTGGTTCCAATTCAGAATTCTACGCAACTTGCTATTGTACACCACAGAAATCACTTGAAGAACTTGCGGACAAAGGTTTTAGGCCTTGATGAGAAGACATTACAAGTGTATAATGTTCTGAGGAAGTGGGATGAGACTGATAGTGAGAGTTTCGAAGGTGTAGACATTGGCAGCGGGCCTGAATGGAATGAAACTCGGCGTCACTTCGAACATTACGTGGATGTGTTTATTGCTACTGTGCATGGTTTATTGGGTAATAGTCCGGATTCTAGAaacttctttttctccttttttcttctcttcacaTGTGTGCAGCACATGATAGAACATAAGAAGTATAGAGACATAACAAGCAAAATGCACTACTAGTTTGATTTCTCTAAGTAGGCTGGGAGATATTTGTAGTTTGGTTTGTCTAAGTAAGCCAGGAGATATTTCAGTATGCACATCACACAAAAGCACTGAactttttatgttgaaaatctCTACTGACATGTTAGTGTTTTGTTTGGAATAAAAGTAAGCGCAAGCTTGAAGATTTGTGAACTCTTACAAAAACTAAGCAATCCTGGTGGCTCAAATGATATCTTAGTAAGAAATGAACTTATTGATGATTTATTAGTCTACAGTTCTAAACAAGAGAACAATCAATAACTGCGCCAAGTTGTACACTCCAGATTTTGAAATGCTTAATTTAAATGTGACCAGCTGTTTTATTTTCCATCTCTTAGTTTCTAAATTGGGGTGAAATTACTTAAAATCAATCAGGTGCATTTTTCTGAGCAAACTTGGAAGCACATGTATGAACATCACTTGGGTAGGtcggtgagaaaaaaaaaccaatcagCATGATGTATAATTTGATCAAATCATTTACTTCAGTTTTTGTCTGAAAAACCAAGGAAATGAAATCAGCAGCATTTTTCATCGTTGGTACAATAATTATTCCTGGTTAATGATTTCAAAGCAATAGAGCCTCACGTCCACTTTATACAACATATGCGTATGGGATGAAACGAGTCTTGGAATCCTCTGCTTCATTGAAACATGCAGATTTAAATTGGATTCTAAATCCAAACTACTTTTCTGTCAGGTCCCAGAAGATTTTCTGAATGGGGAGGATCAGTAACTGATTCTGTTGTGGGTACTTTCCTTACGCAAAATGTCGCTGACAATTTATCAAGGTAAAACTTAGACGCAATCTGATGTCTActttacatgtttgtgctgGAGCGAATCTATCAGCTGCATTTCATGTTTCTGATTATAATTTTCAATAAACATGCAGCAATGCTTTTTTGAACCTGGTGGCAAAATTTCCTCCAACTAAGAGACATATTAATGCTGAAGCATGTTCAAATTTGTCTCTGTTGATAGATGACATGAGAcggaaattgaatttgaatgaaCAATCTAATGGTACTGATTCTGGTAGTTCAGATTTTACAAAACCTGTCGATTTTGAGAAAGAGAATGGTTACAATGAGGAGGTAAAAGGTAATTATGGCCGAGACTACAGTACAATTATAGAGAATTTTATATCTATTATTGAGAAACATCATAAAGACATGTCTACGTGGGACAATGCACGCCTTGAGAACATGGTGAAGGATAAGTCTGGAACTCCAGTATGTTCCCATAGAACCTTGAGAAAGTTTATGGACACATTTGAGGAGAAAGACACTTCTCATTGGGATAAGTTACGGGAGGAAGCATATAGTAAGGGATACAAAATAAAGGGAACCGGAATAAGTGATTCTGCTGATTGGGAAGCTGTGCTACATGCACCAGCAGTTGAGATTGCAAATTCCATTGCAGTCAGGGGACAACATTATGTTATAGCATTGCGGATACAGGTATAAGGTTGCAAGATACACGTCTATTTGCTTGTTTAAAAAACTCTGTTCTAACATTAGTGTAGCAGGAAGATATTCCTGAATACCTTCGTTCTGGCGATGAACATATTCACCTTTTGCAAAATTGAACTTAATCACCATTTTGTATCATTTTTGGCCAGCATATCGGATTAAATATATCTGTAGTTTC of the Oryza sativa Japonica Group chromosome 2, ASM3414082v1 genome contains:
- the LOC4329407 gene encoding DNA glycosylase/AP lyase ROS1, with product MGAEAEESLDHPGSLSGMSPATPDVAWKPAERRRRRSEADAEGSSCCSLSAATAAWVGAGNVESDDPSVRSVAAGEQSRSVSRPEEEEEECASCTQDSTVSPPVSECGDRTAQQEPSTQEYTVSPPPVSECGDKVVQQESSNQESTVSPPPVSECGDKIAQQGSSTRESTVLLPVSECCNKVAQQESSTQESTVSLPVIECGDKVAQQESSTQESTVSLPSSECGDKVAQQESSTQESTVSLPLSECGDKVAQQESSTQESTVSPPVSECGDKIARQEGAASAIPTPEKVEATPRRPRKRSTKGLTRFKIMKDHKAAQRTATPVEVKIKRKAKDNGRRPLGDKSVRRKLNFEGDAVDFEGNREFSRAKLMEDLRCLAKVHGLRDDLGAGKRSKKGKKRKKMTGEHQDNGESALVPYQKAPAATSSSALVPIQNSTQLAIVHHRNHLKNLRTKVLGLDEKTLQVYNVLRKWDETDSESFEGVDIGSGPEWNETRRHFEHYVDVFIATVHGLLGPRRFSEWGGSVTDSVVGTFLTQNVADNLSSNAFLNLVAKFPPTKRHINAEACSNLSLLIDDMRRKLNLNEQSNGTDSGSSDFTKPVDFEKENGYNEEVKGNYGRDYSTIIENFISIIEKHHKDMSTWDNARLENMVKDKSGTPVCSHRTLRKFMDTFEEKDTSHWDKLREEAYSKGYKIKGTGISDSADWEAVLHAPAVEIANSIAVRGQHYVIALRIQAFLKRVKKDHGNFDLDWLRYVPRESAKNYLISILGLGDKSVDCIRLLSLKHKGFPVDVNVARIVTRLGWVKLQPLPFSAEFHLVGLYPIMRDVQKYLWPRLCTISKEKLYELHCLMITFGKAICTKVSPNCRACPFSAKCKYYNSSLARLSLPPAEGHGHEYGEEQASTATPGRLLLSNDSHIAGFQQVCQPQIKINMPAGRESIYKCEPIIEIPPSPEHEYEESPYEQELYEDDLCDIEDTIPELQYDFEIDLCSLKHTVNNGSWTPNSGKDLALINSQHASVQNKRLKNIGRLRTEHNAYVLPDDHAILEEFEDRVPEDPCPYLLVVISCSDEHTVKGTILIPCRTATRGNFPLNGTYFQDHEVFADHSSSRSPITIPRECIWNLDRCIVYFGSSIQSIMKGQTRQDIEDCYKKGYICVRGFDRNTRYPKPICAKLHATNERNGTGENSRKKKKTSQEGKKIDDKSSFGKLEIN